The genomic DNA ATATCCACAGAACCGGTGGATAGTAAGGTTGGGCAAAACAAGTTATCCAAGTTATTGTCCACATTATCAACAACCCTGTGTATAAGTTATACACATATCCACATTCATCCACAAATCAATATGTAAAGGAGACTTGCCGGGGAAGGGACAAGTCTCCTTGTTCAGTCTTACAGAGGTTACTTACGTCGTGCGCGACGATCAGCTGCTCGTGCTCTTTCCTGCGCTTGCAGATCCTCAGAGTCGGCAAGCTCTTGGGAAAATTCGACGTCACGGCCGTCAGAAGGGGCCATGTTTTGTTTGTTCTTTGCTTGTTTGCGCGAACGATTGTCTTTTCCCATGAGTGAACCCTCCTTAGACATTAAGTGAGAGGATGACCTCTCGTTTATTATGATGTACAAAATGGTTTGAACTATAAGAGGAAAGAATGGGTAATCAAGTGAAAAAGTGGCCTGAAATTCTTTATCCACATGTGAATAACTTGCCTGCGCAGTTTAACCTTCACAGAACAGAAAATGCCCACCCCAGTTAAAAGGCAGGCATTGATATCGTTTTTTGTTAAGCTTCCAGAATTTCTTCCACAGGTGTATGAGCCATTTCGCGGACAGTATGCATGTAATAGCTGTCTCGCTCGATTTGGAATAGGTTATAAATGTCTTCGTTCGCGTTCAATTGTTGGTAAATGTCTGGACGTGTTTCGTTTGCCAGTGAGACATATGGAATTTTCAACGCAGCGCGTTCTGAACGTACATTCGTTTTACGAATCCGCATGAAGATCGTCTGAATGTCCTTTTCGAAAAAGAGTTCATTGAAGAACGCTTCTTTTGCCGGCTGATTGTACCCTTTACCGTGATAAGGCTTTCCGATCCAAGTACCTAGGAAGCCGCAGCCATCCTGGACATCGAATAAGTTGATCGTTCCGATCGGGTTGCCCCATTCATCTAAAATCGTTCTGGAAATCAGCTCGCCATTTTCTTCGGCTTCCATCGTCTGTTTCGTAAGGAAAATGAATTCCTCAACAGAATAGGCTTTATGACGCACAAAAGGAAAGACCGCTGGATCCACCATTAATTCATAAAGAACATGACATTCTGTAAGATCACGTTTCTTTAGCATAATATACATCCTCCCAAAGAGGGCAGTACGATTCCTACCCTCGAATTAAAAGTTCTAATTCGGGGTGGGAATCGAACCCACTAAGACCAGATGTACTGGTGGCGCACCAATTGCCTTCCCTTAATACCATTGATTTTATTTAATTGGTCAATTCTTCTTTATCATAATCGATTTTGTTCCAAAAGGGAACGAACATTTTTTGTCAAAAAGTACTATTTTTTCTATCCTCAAAAATGGGTCTCAAATAATGATTTGTCCAAAAATCTTCATCCCCATATCATATGTGGTAAGCACTCGAAAAGTGCATCTTCATCCGCTCTTTTAGTTGAATTTTTTATAAACAATTTCTCCACCGATCATCGTCAAATTCGGCAATGCAGAGAATTGGAAGGGGTGGTCATTCCATAGCGTCAGATCCGCCTCTTTACCGATTTCAAGACTTCCGACACGGTCGTCAATTCCGAGGTTTCTAGCCGGATTAATCGTAATGCCTTCCAGCGCTTGTTCCACTGATAGTCCTTCCCGGATCGCAATGGCTGCACAGACATTCAAATACTGGATCGGGATATATGGGTGATCGGTTGTTATGGAAACTGACACACCATGATCGTTCAATACTTTATAGGTCTGCCAGGTCTTGTTCTTCAGCTCGATTTTCGATTTACGCGTGAGAGTCGGGCCGACGGAAACCTGAAGATCTCTTCCTTCAAGTTCTGAAGCAATCAGGTGTCCTTCTGTACAATGTTCGATTCGCAAATCAAGGTTGAATTCATCAGCAAAGCGAACAGCAGACAATATATCATCAGCTCTGTGGGCATGGATCCTCACGGGCATTTCCCGTTTCAACACAGATAGAATCGGTGCAGTCCGTAAGCATTCTGGATTGTCGGTATTCAACGCTTTGTAAAACTCTTCACGGAGCATTCCCATAATCCCCATACGTGTAATGGAGTCGTTATGGCGCCCACTGTGGATCCGCTTCGGATTTTCCCCAAGGGCAATTTTTAGTCCCGCCTTCTGCTTCATGATCATCTTCTGGATGTTTTGTCCATATGTTTTGATGACTGAGGTTTGACCGCCGATTACATTAGCACTTCCTGGCATAACGTGGGCGGTGGTGATCCCGAATTTAATTGCATCATTGAAGGCGATATCCAATGGATGGACACCATCAATCGCCCGTATATGGGGAGTCAACGGCTCGTGCGTCTCATTGGCATCGTTACCGGCCCAGCCTGTTCCTTCATCATATAATCCCAGATGAGTGTGGACATCAATGAACCCGGGCAGCAAGTGCATACCTGAGGCCTCAATCACTTCCATTTCATCATTTCGCTGAATTTCTGTTGAAATATTTATGATTTTACCTTCACTGATCAGAAGATCACCTTTAAATGGTTCTGATGTGACAGGGTAAAGTGTGGCATTTTTAAATAACGTTTTCATTCCATACCTCTTCCTCTTTATTTCAAGATAAGTATAGCTTTGCCAGGGTGAAAAAGGAAGTTTATTTTTAAAAAGGATTTGTTCAGCTTTAGGCGGACGCTTTCCGCGGGCAACGCTTCAGCCTCACTTTCACAGGATGTGGTGGCTTCGACGTTCACCATAGGACGTGGTGGTTTTTAGTCGAAGATCCTTAATGCTCAATCTGCGGGGTCTTCAGCTGTTGCTTTTCCCGCTGGAGTCGCCGCCTTACGCTTCCATTTTCTTAATCCACAACATTCTTTAACAGAGCCTTTAAATAAAAATCATTCTAAACTTTTCCCATTAAGAAACAAAAACTTCATCGTTCATAAATAGCTGTCAGGGCTGAATTTAATGTTGGGTAAGTGAACTTATAGCCATGCTTCAATGCTTTTTCAGGAAACACCTTCTGTCCATCCAGAATCAAGGTGCTCATTTCCCCGAGTGCGGTCCGTAAAACAAATCCAGGGAGTGGAAGCCAGTGAGGCCGTCCAAGTGCTTTTCCGAGGATCCGTCCGAAATCGTCCATCTGGACAGGGTGTGGGGACGTCGCATTCACAGGTCCTTCAATCGTTTCTTGATGCAGGATATAGTCCATCAATCCGACTACATCGCGTATATGTATCCAAGAGTACCATTGATCACCTGACCCTAATGGTCCTCCGGCATAAAGCTTATAAGGTAAAGCCATGCGGGGAAGTGCTCCTTCGTCTTTATCCAGGATGATTCCGAAACGGGTAAGCACGACTCGTACACCATATTGTTCAGCTTTCTGTGCTTCACTTTCCCACTCTTCCGTTACTTTGGCGAGAAAATCGTCGCCGGACCTCGTTGTATTTTCATCGAATTTTTCGCTTTCCGAAGTACCATAATAACCGATTGCTGATGCATTTATGAGGGTGTGGGGCTTTGATTCCATGCTTTCAATAATCTTCAGGATTTCACGGGTGGCTTGAATTCGGCTGGAGAGGATTTTCTCCTTCTTTTCTTCCGTCCAGCGCCCGTTGATCGTTTCACCCGCCAGGTTTATGATTGCGTCGATTCCAGTAAGCTGATCGGTTTCTGCATCATCTGTCAGCCACTTCACATAGGTGACATGCTCCTTAACTGGCTTTCCAGATGGATTCCGTGTCAAAATGAATACGTGATGACCCTGGCTCGTAAAATGGTCAGTCAATGCTTCGCCTACAAATCCTGTTCCCCCTGAAATCGCGATTTTCATACCAATTCCTCCTCAGCAAGGTTACTTACACTATTCTTCCTTTTATAGGGCATTCCCTTTTTGTCAATTAAAGAACCGTAACTTTTTCAGTGGTAAAGTTTCCTATTAAAATCGAGGCCAGTGGTTGTGCTAAAATGGGGAGAGAGGTGATCCAATTGAAAATTACGAAGATCACAGTCCAGAAAAAGAACAAAAGCCGCTTTAATGTATTCATAGATCGTGGCAATGGGGAAGAGTTCGGCTTTGCCATCCATGAAGAGGTTTATATAAAATCCGGTATTCGAAAAGGCATGGAGCTGACAAACGAAGAGATGGAAGAAATGAAGCTTGAGGATCAGTTCCAAAAAGGGCTGAGCCAGGCGATGAATTTCCTATCCTATCGGATGAGGTCAGCCGAGGAAATAAGGGCTTATCTCCTCAAAAAAGAAATCGAGCCTTCAACGATCAAAGCGATCATCCAGCGATTAGAGGAAAACGGATATGTGAACGATCTTGAGTTCGCTAAAATGTTCATCCGAAGCAAAATCACAACGACCAAGAAGGGTCCATTGGCATTGAAGCAGGAACTGAAAAAGAAAGGCGTTTCTGATTCACTCATTGAACAAGCGATTGAAACGTATTCAGTTGAAGAGCAGGTAGAAGAAGCAACGAAACTTGCAACAAAGAAAGCGAAGCAGGATAAGAAATTGAGTGAGAATGCACGTAAGCAGAAGGTTGCTCAGTTTCTGCAGCAAAAAGGGTTTCCATGGGGTGTGGTGGAACAAGCGATAGAAAATGCCTCCCTCGAAAAGGATGAAGATGAAGAGAGGGAGGCTTTGGATATTCAAGCTATAAAAGCTCATAGAAAGTATCAGAAATACGAGGGCTGGGAATACAAACAGAAAATGAAACAATTCCTCTATAGGAAAGGTTTCCCGATTACGCTCATTGAAGAATGGTTGGATGAGAACGCTGAACTCATCGATCGATGAAGATTTCCGCTTGTCCTACATTTTGTTCAACAATCATACGGGCAACCGTTTCTGAGCTCTTAAGGCGGGAGCGGTCCTTGATATGGTCGGTTTCATTCCAGAATGGGGTATCCATTCCACCCATGTAGACAGCAGTGATTTTGATGGACGTGCCCTCAAGCTCTTTAATGAGACTTTCGGTAAAACCACGGACAGCAAACTTGCTTGCTACATAAACGGATTCGTTTTTCTTTCCTCGCAGTCCGGCAGTCGAGATGATGTTCATGATTTGTCCGTTGCCTTGTTCAACAAGTGAAGGCAGAGCAGCACGGGTCATGTTAATGGTCCCTTTGACATTGGTTGCAAGGACTTGATCGATTTCGTCATCACCATAGCTTTCTAGAGGTCCGAAAACACCCGTCCCAGCATTATTGATGATGAGATCAAGTGAGATATCTTCAAGCTTCTTCGTAAAAAGGTGTTGTTTTACATCTTCATAATCGGTGATGTCACATGTAATAGGTGTCGCTTGTCCTCCAGCTTCTTGAATCTCCTGAGCGACTTTTTCAAGCGGTTCAAGACGACGGCCGATCAGATAGACATGATTACCGTCTTTTCCATATTGGAGTGCAAGACTTCTTCCTAATCCTGTGCCAGCTCCGGTTATCAGAACATTTTTCATGATGTAACACTCCTTATCGTGGATTCGTATTCATGCTAGCACAACTTGTACGCCATTTCGAGAAAACATAAGCTACGCTAGGAGGTATGTATGATGAGCAGATTGTATAGTGAAATGTCAGAGCACGAGATTAACCAAGAGATCAGGGAAATGACGGAAAAAGCGAGAAAAGCTGAACAGCTCGGAATTGTAAACGAAGTAGCTGTCTATCAACGGAAAATTATGATGGCGAAAAGTTATTTATTGGATCCGGCGGATTATAAGCCGGATGAAGTGTATGAATTAGAAGGGGACCCTGGCAGCCGTTTCAAGATTTCTTATATGAATGGCATTTTTGCATGGGGTTACCGTAATGAATCAGATGAAATGGAAGCATTCCCGATTTCTATGTTGATTAAGTTTTAAAGGTTAATCAGAAATTCATTAACTATTCCACATGAATTATAAAAAGGATGTCCTGCGGTCCGTGAAGGACGTTAGGACATACCTCTCGGATTGAATGAAACTAGGAGCGTTTCCGTGTTTCGACCTTTAGAACATGGTTGTGTAAGCTCCGTTGTGTTTCACCATTTACCTGGTTGAAGCTATGCTTCGGGTTCGCACGAGGCGATTGGAAAGGATCTTCATAGTTAGGATGCATTTTATCTCGATTATCTTTGCCCAAGAGTCGGCACCTCCTAACAAGGTTATCCCTGGGTACGGTTGGAGCGACTCATCCGTTCTTGAGGGTGAGTCTGGGTCGTACCATTTGCACGTTTAGACGCATATTCATCCTTCGCACGGGCTTCGCCGTTTGGAGACATGCGATTAGGAAAGTTCTTTGCTTTATTACGCATCGGTAAGCACTCCTTTCTAAACGATACTCTTAGTATGAGATGAACCAAGAAACGATATGTTGTGAAATTATTGACAAGGAAGGAGAGAAATACAATGGAAGAAACGTTTCATAAATTAGCCCTGAAATTGCAGGAAAAGAACCCTTCATTGAGCTACGAGGAAGCACGTAATTGGGTAGAGGCACTTTGGGAAGATTTCGAGTCGACCAGAGCACGTGCCGGAAGAAGTTATAAAGGGCAAGAAGTGACCGAACGGATCGTTACCGAGTGGGTCAATCGTTTTGGAGACAAGCTTCATGAGTATTTCAGTTCCAATCCCAAATTTCAGCATTTACTCAAAAAAGGACCGAAGCATTGATTTTATCGTGAGCAAAATCGATTCATGGACTGAAAAGCATCTCCTTTATCCCATAAAAAAGGGTGCCCGTTCTCATGAACAGGCACCCTTCAACTTAGTTGGATGTTGCGACTTCCAATTTACGACGTAACGTTTTTTCGCTGTAAACCCATCCTGTATATGAGCTGATGACATTCAGTTCGTCATCCAGCTTCACCACTGCGACGAATGGGTAATGACCTTTTGAACGATAACGCAAATCAATGAAACGGACTTCGTAGCCTTCCTCCGCTTCTTCCACTTCCCAACGATAAACGGGGGAGAAGGAGAGGAATGCTGCGAGATTGTCATCTTTTACCGCCTCATTCAAAATCGGATTGTTCGGAACAGGCTTCCGGTCGTACACGTCATGAATGGTCAAGGAATTTCCTTTTACTTCAATGACGTGGAATTGTCCTGGACTCATGACAGCGACATGCTTTTGGCTCCACCTGATCGTCGGGCAAATGATGACCTTGGTCGCATCAGGCACTTCCTTTTTAACGAGCTTGATGGTCTGGTGTTTATCGATGTACCGCCAAATATAGTATCCGATCAATATCAGGTAGATGCCCAGGAAAGTGTATCCTGGATGGAATCCTTGATACCAAAGGATGAAACCGATGATATGGGCGGTGAAAATGAACGGGTCAAAAATATTGATCATGCCGAGCGCAACCCACTTTTTGGAGAAAGGGTGCACGGCTTGTGTCCCATAGGCATTGAAAATATCGACAAACACATGCAGGAACACAGCTAAGAAGGTCCATAACCAAACATGGAGCATTTTCGCTGCAGGTATGAACAACTCCAATCCACCGGCTATCAGAATCGGCCAAAGCAACACAGCAGGGATGGAGTGGGTAATACCCCGGTGATTCCGTATATAGACAGCATTATTTCTTAATTTGAGTACCGTATCAAAGTCAGGCGCATTCGATCCGATGATTGTCCCGATCAATACAGTCTGCGTCGTGATGGGATCCTGTGCAATGACTGGATCCAAGGTGGCAAGCCCACCTAAAGCGATACCCATAACAATATGTGTACCCGTATCCATTAATTGTCAAGGCCTCCTCAATTAAGCATTTTTCATAGTCCGGATTCGGATCTTTCTAACCATAGTGTATCCAATTATGTCAGGTTCGATGGGTAGACAACCCATAAATATCGTTTTTTAATACACATCCGTTATAGTATAGTGTTAAACGAGTTCAGTCATTTTGAAACAAAATAGCACGTTTCAAACAGATTATCAAAGTATTGAAACATGTTGGAGGATTTATTGTCATGTCAATGCCATTACATACAGAACAACGAGTTGATATTGAAACGTTCCAGTCTGATCTGATCTCATGGTTCGAACGAGAAAAAAGAGATCTTCCGTGGAGAAAGGAACGAGATCCATATAAAATCTGGGTTTCAGAAATCATGCTACAACAGACACGTGTGGATACTGTTATTCCATATTTTGAACGCTTTATGGAGCAATTTCCCACCGTCAGTGCGCTAGCTGAAGCTGAGGAAGAAAAAGTACTAAAAGCGTGGGAAGGTTTGGGCTATTATTCACGAGCTCGCAACCTCCATGCTGCTGTAAAAGAAGTAAAAGAGAAATATGAAGGGATCGTACCCGATCGCCCGAAAGAAATTCAATCCTTAAAAGGTGTAGGACCTTATACAGCAGGTGCTATTGCGAGTATCGCTTTCAGCCTTCCTGAGCCAGCAGTCGATGGAAATGTCATGCGAGTACTCTCGAGAATCCTTTTGATTGATGATGATATTGCCAAGCCTCAAACCCGTAAAAAGTTTGAAGAAGCAGTGCGACAATTGATTTCTGAAAAAAATCCATCGTATTTCAATCAAGGGCTCATGGAGCTCGGTGCGACGATTTGTACACCGAAAAATCCCTCCTGTATGTTATGCCCAGTGCAGCGACATTGTGCTGCGTTTGACGAGGGTCTACAGACTGAGCTGCCAGTGAAAAAGAAAAAAGGGAAAAATAAAATCGTGCCGATGGCCGTTGCCCTTCTCCAGAATGAAAAAGGCGAGACGATTATCGAAAAACGACCTGAAACGGGTCTACTGGCAAACCTGTGGCAATTCCCGAATGTAGAAGTTAATGAAGCAAACGGGAAGCATAAGGAACAATTGAAAACCTACTTAGAAGAAAAATACCCTATCCATGTTGAATTAAACGAGCATCTTCTTGATTTTCGGCATATCTTTTCTCATTTAACCTGGGAAATCGCTGTTTATCATGGGAGCTTTACGGTTAAGGAACAAATGGATGCTGGAAAAGTCGTTCAATTGCAAGAGTTGGAAGCCTATCCTTTGCCGGTTCCGCACCAAAAAGTAGCAGCTCTCTTGAAAGGAGAATAAATCATGGATTTGAATTTGAAAGGGAAACATGCTCTTGTTACAGGAGCTTCCAGAGGAATTGGAAAAGCTATCGCTTTAGGATTGAAAGAAGAAGGTGTAACAGTAGGTGTTTGTGCAAGAGGCGCAGCGGACTTGGAGAAATTGAAGCATACGTATCCTGAAATCTCCATCTATCAAGGAGATTTGATGAAGGATTATGATCGTGAAGCGATTTTCAATCAATTCATTCAAGATCACGGGTCCATCGATATACTCGTGAATAACGCTGGAGGAAGTCACGGTGGGGTTGTAGAAGAAACCTCTCTTGATCAATTCAGGGAGGCAATGGAGCTGAACTTTCATGCTGCTGTACACTTCAGCAAATTAGCTGTTGAACAGATGAAGTTGAACCAGAATGGCTCAATCATTAACATTTCAAGCATTTATGGAAGAGAATCTGGTGGAAAGCCGACCTATAACAGTTCTAAATCTGCATTGATCAGCTTTATCAAGTCTCTTGCAGGAGAAGTGATTTCCTCTGGCATTCGAGTCAATGGTGTAGCTCCTGGAGCAATTCTACACCCACAAGGAAGCTGGCAGCGCCGATTAGATGAAAATCCGGAGAAAATCGAACAATTTGTAGAAGAGGAAATTCCAGCAGGCCGATTCGGGAAACCAGAGGAAATTGCCGATGTCGTGACCTTCCTAGCATCTGAGCGTTCAAATTGGGTCGTAGGAGCGACCTTGAATGTCGACGGTGGACAATCCTATTCGAATTTTTAAAAATGGAAGAGGCTGTTCAAGCAGCCTCTATTTGTTTTGGCTGATTTCTACTTATGGACCGATTTGGGACAGAATCGTATAAAATTTAGAAATTATAGCCCGATTTGAGAAATTATAAACCAATTCGGCCAAATTATAGCCCAATTTCCGATTTTATAGCTCGATTTCAAATTTAAAATAAAAAAAGCTGACCCTAAGGCCAGCTTTTCCCTCATTCGTAATTCGGTCTTGTCCCATGACTCCAGTCTGCTTCATCTCGGTGCAATCCACCGCGGTCTTCGATTTCCTTGATAATCTCCTTATGCATGGAAACACCTTCAGAATTGAGAAACTGAGTCATCTGTTGTAAGCCGTGGTGGAAATAGGCAAGTTCTTTATCAGTCCATTCATCCATTGAAAGGGTTGCGAGTTCAGTCATATCTCTACCAACATACATGGTTTGAAAACCTCCTTGCTAAACAGGCTTTTTGATTCTTCATCATTGTTTTACCCTGTGTATATTGAATTTAATCTTTCCTTTTGAAACATCATTATGTCTGGTAAATGGTACATCTGAATTTGTCGGATAACACCTTTGCATGGTGGTTAAATTAACTCATGTGGAGGTGAGACTCATGGCAAAACAACAAAAGCCAGGACAACAACAAGCTGGTGCTAACATGGCGCAACAGCAAAATGCTCAAGCTCAACGACAAGCACAACAACAGCAACCTGCTCAAGCTGGTCAATACCAAGCAGAATTCGGTCAAGAATATGCACAAGAGGTACGCCAGCAAAATCAGCAATCGCAACAAGCGATGCGTGCGAAGCAGGGACAACAACAGCAACAACAAAACAACCAGCAGTAACTCCACAAACACTCTCGACTTCATAGTCGAGGGTGTTTTTTTATACAGCCTCCTCGTCGGTCTTCCAGTGACCTGCGAAGCTAGCCAGGGCGATTCCGCTTTTCTTGATTGTCCAGCTCCATCACCCAGCTTCTTGGATCACTTCAGACCTCCTGTGGCGGCGACAGCCTCCTCGTCGGTCTTCCAGTGACCTGTGAAGCTAGAGAAGGCGATTCCGCTTTTCTTCTTATGTTATGATTAAAAGAAGATGTTGTAAGGTTACACTAGTACGGACGGAAGGATTGAATTCGTATGTGTGGAAGATTTACACTGACTGCAGAAATTGATTTATTGATGGATTGGTTCGAGATTGATGAATGGGCATCAGATTTAGAATTCCAGCCTCGCTATAACATTGCACCCTCTCAGGATATCCTTGCAATTGTCGGCTATGAGGGCAAGCGAAGAGCTGGTTTCCTGAAATGGGGACTGGTTCCATTCTGGGCAAAGGATCCATCAATCGGTAATAAAATGATTAATGCACGAGCGGAAACGGTACCTGAAAAACCGAGTTTCAAGCATGCATTCCAAAAAAGAAGATGCATCATCCCTGCTGACGGATTTTATGAATGGAAGAAGGAAGGGAAACAGAAACAGCCGAAATACATAAGAATGAAGGACGCTCAGCCATTCGGCCTCGCAGGGTTATGGGAAAAATGGAAAAACGAGAACGGAAATACAATCCATACATGTACGATCCTCACGACAGAACCGAATGAACTGATGGAAGACATCCACAACCGGATGCCAGTCATTCTACAGAAAGAGGATTATTCGAAGTGGCTTGAATGGGAGGGTGAACAGGACGTGTTGAAGGATATGATGAAGCCTTTCGACCCTGCTGTAATGGAAGCGTATGATGTCTCCACGATTGTCAATTCGCCAAAGAACGATACCCCTGAATGTATCGAGGGACTTGCATGATGGAGATGCACATCCTTTTTCATTTACATGGAGAAAGGATATAATAGATAGAGAAATTTTTTAGTCGTTTATGAAAGGAGTCTCGTATGTCTTTTCCGACCACTGGAAGTTCGATTCAAATACAAAGCTATAAACATAATGGCCAGCTTCACCGTGTATGGGAAGAAACCATCATACTAAAAGGAACTTCCTCAGTAGTAATCGGCGGAAATGACCGGATCATCGTTACGGAATCTGATGGAAGACAATGGCGTACAAGAGAACCTGCTATTTGTTATTTCAATTCAGAACAATGGTTTAATGTCATTGGTATGTTAAGAGAACAAGGGATCCATTACTACTGTAATCTTGGCACTCCTTTTACATATGATGGGGAAGCATTGAAATATATCGATTATGATCTGGATGTGAAAGTCTTTCCAGATATGACGTATACAATACTGGACGAAGATGAATTTGCTCTTCACAAAAAAGAAATGGATTATCCGAAGGAAATCGGAGAAATCCTTCAGCGGAATTTAGATGAATTATGTTCGATGATCAACCAGCGCAAAGGCCCATTTGAGCCATATTTTGTGGAAAACTGGTACGAAAGATTTTTAGAATATCGTTAGTGATTCTTTGAAAAGTTCGACTGGGGTCGGGCTTTTTGTTTACTTTTCACCTGGGAACGGTATTCTCACTCTTGGAGGTGAGTATTACGGATAGTATCAAGCGTTATCTGCATTTTGTAAGGCCTTATACCAAACAGATTGTCTTCACGGTCATCATTGGAATTTTCAAATTCGGAATTCCGTTGTTGGTTCCGTTGATCTTAAAATATGTCATTGATGATGTCATCAACGCAGAAATCAGCATGGATGAAAAGTTCAGCCGCTTAAGCTGGGTTTTGGGCGGTGCTTTTTTTGTGTTTGTCGTATTGAGACCGCCTATTGAATATTATCGTCAATATTACGCGCAATGGACAGCGAGTAAAATTCTTTTTGATATTCGGGATTACCTGTTCAGTCATATCCAAAAGCTGAGTCTCAAATATTATTCGAATACAAAAGTCGGGGAGATCATTTCGCGTGTCATCCATGATGTGGAACAGACGAAATCCTTCGTCGTGACAGGGCTGATGAATGTCTGGCTCGACATGATCACCATCCTCATCGCTATCGGTATCATGTTTACAATGGATGGCTGGCTTACTCTTGTAGCGATATCACTTCTTCCCTTTTATGGTCTGTCGGTCAAATACTTCTACAGCCGGCTGAGACAGCTGACGAAGGACCGTTCTCAAGCCCTTGCTGAGGTACAGGGACATTTGCATGAGCGAGTCCAAGGGGTAAGTGTCATCAGGAGTTTTGCTCTTGAGGATTATGAACAAGACCAATTCAATGTTCGTAACTCCCATTTCTTGAACCGTGCGTTAGATCATACGTCCTGGAATGCCAAAACCTTTTCGGTGGTGAACACAATCACCGACATCGCTCCGATGCTCGTAATCGGTGTGGCAGGTTATTTCGCGATTACAGGAAAAATAACAGTCGGTGCGATGGTTGCTTTCGTCGCTTATATGGACAGGCTGTACAACCCGTTGCGAAGACTTGTCAACTCCTCAACGACATTGACCCAGGCGATTGCCTCGATGGATCGTGTATTCGATTTTATGGACGAAGCCTATGATATCGAGGATAAGCCTGGTTCGAAGAAGTTGAAGCATGTGGATGGAAAAGTTACGTTCGATCGAGTTTCATTCCGAT from Pseudalkalibacillus sp. SCS-8 includes the following:
- a CDS encoding DUF402 domain-containing protein, which gives rise to MSFPTTGSSIQIQSYKHNGQLHRVWEETIILKGTSSVVIGGNDRIIVTESDGRQWRTREPAICYFNSEQWFNVIGMLREQGIHYYCNLGTPFTYDGEALKYIDYDLDVKVFPDMTYTILDEDEFALHKKEMDYPKEIGEILQRNLDELCSMINQRKGPFEPYFVENWYERFLEYR
- a CDS encoding SDR family oxidoreductase → MDLNLKGKHALVTGASRGIGKAIALGLKEEGVTVGVCARGAADLEKLKHTYPEISIYQGDLMKDYDREAIFNQFIQDHGSIDILVNNAGGSHGGVVEETSLDQFREAMELNFHAAVHFSKLAVEQMKLNQNGSIINISSIYGRESGGKPTYNSSKSALISFIKSLAGEVISSGIRVNGVAPGAILHPQGSWQRRLDENPEKIEQFVEEEIPAGRFGKPEEIADVVTFLASERSNWVVGATLNVDGGQSYSNF
- a CDS encoding ABC transporter ATP-binding protein, whose translation is MFTFHLGTVFSLLEVSITDSIKRYLHFVRPYTKQIVFTVIIGIFKFGIPLLVPLILKYVIDDVINAEISMDEKFSRLSWVLGGAFFVFVVLRPPIEYYRQYYAQWTASKILFDIRDYLFSHIQKLSLKYYSNTKVGEIISRVIHDVEQTKSFVVTGLMNVWLDMITILIAIGIMFTMDGWLTLVAISLLPFYGLSVKYFYSRLRQLTKDRSQALAEVQGHLHERVQGVSVIRSFALEDYEQDQFNVRNSHFLNRALDHTSWNAKTFSVVNTITDIAPMLVIGVAGYFAITGKITVGAMVAFVAYMDRLYNPLRRLVNSSTTLTQAIASMDRVFDFMDEAYDIEDKPGSKKLKHVDGKVTFDRVSFRYDDEEEEVLKDIRLDVKAGETIALVGMSGGGKSSLVSLIPRFYDVTSGRILLDGRDIREYQVRSLRDQIGMVLQDNILFSESVEMNIKMGNPHATEEEMIAAAKAANAHDFIMKLPQGYQTKIGERGVKLSGGQKQRVAIARVFLKNPPLLVLDEATSALDLESEQLIQDSLEKLAKERTTFVVAHRLATITHADRIVVVEDGRITEVGSHAELMEKKGSYYNLFTVQALDEI
- a CDS encoding SOS response-associated peptidase, whose amino-acid sequence is MCGRFTLTAEIDLLMDWFEIDEWASDLEFQPRYNIAPSQDILAIVGYEGKRRAGFLKWGLVPFWAKDPSIGNKMINARAETVPEKPSFKHAFQKRRCIIPADGFYEWKKEGKQKQPKYIRMKDAQPFGLAGLWEKWKNENGNTIHTCTILTTEPNELMEDIHNRMPVILQKEDYSKWLEWEGEQDVLKDMMKPFDPAVMEAYDVSTIVNSPKNDTPECIEGLA
- the mutY gene encoding A/G-specific adenine glycosylase, coding for MPLHTEQRVDIETFQSDLISWFEREKRDLPWRKERDPYKIWVSEIMLQQTRVDTVIPYFERFMEQFPTVSALAEAEEEKVLKAWEGLGYYSRARNLHAAVKEVKEKYEGIVPDRPKEIQSLKGVGPYTAGAIASIAFSLPEPAVDGNVMRVLSRILLIDDDIAKPQTRKKFEEAVRQLISEKNPSYFNQGLMELGATICTPKNPSCMLCPVQRHCAAFDEGLQTELPVKKKKGKNKIVPMAVALLQNEKGETIIEKRPETGLLANLWQFPNVEVNEANGKHKEQLKTYLEEKYPIHVELNEHLLDFRHIFSHLTWEIAVYHGSFTVKEQMDAGKVVQLQELEAYPLPVPHQKVAALLKGE
- a CDS encoding gamma-type small acid-soluble spore protein; protein product: MAKQQKPGQQQAGANMAQQQNAQAQRQAQQQQPAQAGQYQAEFGQEYAQEVRQQNQQSQQAMRAKQGQQQQQQNNQQ